Proteins from a genomic interval of Papaver somniferum cultivar HN1 chromosome 4, ASM357369v1, whole genome shotgun sequence:
- the LOC113276176 gene encoding uncharacterized protein LOC113276176 isoform X3 — protein MEAQGFMRPPLPLPSSTPPPPPNMTDPQPQLQHHHQQQPPPQGNWFSGQFQYHASQPPPQPPPPPQHQQWVPPPSNSYPPLPPPPQPLQQPNNNNNVYPYHHPLHPQQQPHHHYLPPPPPSHHQHPYSHPPPPAYSQQTRENPNRVHQQSWQHPDGSNVEDWAARAKEWAAAKTLTVDNQHMQHQFAPIGRPEEHSHVYHDQLHQTGDARYADPQQPQHTLSSHQHYPVSSTNFNRPPVNHLQESTFNSGVSSSYVSDGHSAYIARDGAPGGDQNHVYPQGSASGNSSMYQQEVPSSYSSVPAGAEGDGERNEQLRRSSNLQMQEGPHYMQQNFGAAGRSASLEQPHFAYGDLPAEPVATCDRPLEFTPTFSREHDPHPQPSYAHLDPIPSVVCGVVYPPVPSGVQFDPSFGPTGPGHTASMFGQITGSNFRPAISGVSTQYGLGTGISVHPTTPFIGDANGGSTVSDRPKKASVPNWLREEIIKKKASMVGSYQDHPEGDSTNPIEEETISNSLINGDQADNKSISSSRLSDDEDDDEDDMKAAKTAAHNREIKRVLTEILLKVTDELFDEIATKVIDEEDVTVEANRSINLQKQLSSPPFKTTKALAKVLIPVKGKQTETTDDSEKSSSGAAGDILGLGSYVSDEDDEDEVTVSSIQQTTKPIQPCKLSDIRSEVVENDGLRAEPDGPSEDQIHKESEHKRTSSSRAPVRSERDNAATDKDQDKISNHETSSLQSTLNGSPGIQEDKSNFDGGKMPGAKVGIESKVAIEENDSEESELPHGIVRQTTMEGRSSRSSTGHKDDKEKKRNSGDKFSIRKAENAKTNANVKHSNSRRQDQRHVRKEKTDGRDRDVSKERARDRGTKTGEKAKEDSRRDCNSKDETRETEKLKKTSTKEDSYRKRERDKDEKQDKDEREDRSRHSRHRSGRHKRPRSSSISGRGRDSKDNSVGSHADESSDEASEDSRKRKPRSKRRSTSPSPTRSRRRKRRSRSNSPVHHRRK, from the exons ATGGAAGCTCAAGGGTTTATGAGACCTCCACTTCCTCTTCCTTCATCCACACCACCTCCACCGCCTAACATGACAGATCCCCAACCACAACTACAACACCATCATCAACAGCAACCACCACCGCAAGGTAATTGGTTCTCGGGGCAGTTCCAGTATCACGCTTCTCAACCTcctccacaaccaccaccaccaccacagcaTCAGCAGTGGGTTCCTCCCCCTTCTAATTCTTACCCTCCTCTTCCCCCTCCACCGCAACCACTACAACAACCTAATAACAATAACAACGTTTATCCTTATCACCATCCTTTACATCCACAACAACAACCTCACCATCACTACCTCCCACCTCCTCCTCCATCTCATCATCAGCATCCCTATTCTCATCCTCCTCCCCCAGCTTACTCTCAACAG ACACGGGAGAATCCAAATCGAGTACACCAGCAGAGTTGGCAACATCCAG ATGGAAGCAATGTGGAAGATTGGGCAGCACGGGCTAAAGAGTGGGCAGCAGCTAAGACACTGACAGTGGATAATCAACATATGCAACATCAGTTTGCACCTATCGGTAGACCGGAGGAGCATAGTCATGTTTATCATGACCAGCTTCACCAAACTGGTGATGCTCGTTATGCAGATCCTCAGCAGCCACAACATACTCTGTCGAGCCACCAACACTATCCTGTCTCTTCCACAAATTTTAACAGGCCACCGGTGAATCATTTGCAAGAGTCAACGTTCAACTCTGGTGTCTCTTCTTCAtatgtttcagatggacattcgGCGTACATAGCTAGAGATGGAGCTCCGGGTGGAGATCAGAATCATGTATATCCTCAAGGAAGTGCTTCGGGCAACTCATCCATGTATCAGCAGGAGGTACCTTCTAGTTATTCTTCTGTTCCAG CAGGTGCTGAGGGGGATGGAGAGCGGAATGAGCAGTTGCGCAGATCATCTAATTTACAGATGCAGGAGGGCCCACACTACATGCaacaaaattttggtgccgcTGGTAGATCTGCTTCTCTGGAACAGCCTCATTTCGCTTATGGTGATCTACCTGCTGAACCCGTTGCTACATGCGACCGACCCTTAGAGTTTACACCAACTTTTAGTCGTGAGCATGATCCTCATCCACAGCCAAGCTACGCTCATCTTGATCCCATTCCTTCAGTCGTATGCGGGGTAGTCTATCCCCCAGTTCCATCAGGGGTACAG tttgatCCTTCATTTGGACCTACTGGTCCTGGGCATACTGCATCAATGTTTGGCCAGATTACTGGGTCAAACTTCCGTCCTGCTATTTCAGGTGTCAGTACACAATACGGTCTAGGTACAGGAATTTCAGTTCATCCTACAACTCCATTTATTGGAGATGCAAATGGTGGTTCTACTGTTTCGGACCGCCCGAAAAAG GCATCAGTGCCAAATTGGCTTAGAGAGGAAATAATTAAGAAGAAAGCTTCCATGGTAGGTTCTTATCAAGATCATCCCGAAGGAGATTCAACCAATCCCATTGAAGAAGAGACTATTAGCAATTCATTAATAAACGGTGACCAGGCAGACAATAAAAGCATTAGCTCCTCTAGGCTGTCTGATGATGAGGACGACGATGAG GATGATATGAAAGCAGCAAAGACTGCGGCTCACAACCGGGAAATTAAGCGCGTTCTTACTGAAATTCTATTGAag GTCACTGATGAATTGTTTGATGAAATCGCCAcaaaagttattgatgaagaagatgttACAGTTGAAG CTAACCGCAGCATTAACTTGCAAAAACAACTGTCCTCTCCTCCTTTCAAAACAACTAAGGCTTTAGCCAAGGTTCTTATTCCAGTCAAAGGCAAGCAAACTGAGACAACTGATGATAGTGAAAAATCTAGTTCTGGTGCTGCTGGAGATATATTGGGTCTCGGAAGTTATGTatctgatgaggatgatgaggatgaggTAACCGTAAGTTCCATTCAGCAAACTACTAAGCCAATACAGCCGTGCAAGCTTTCAGATATAAGATCTGAGGTGGTTGAGAATGATGGATTGCGAGCAGAGCCGGATGGACCCAGTGAAGATCAAATACACAAGGAGAGTGAGCACAAAAGAACCAGCTCAAGTAGGGCTCCAGTTCGAAGTGAAAGGGATAACGCAGCTACTGATAAGGACCAAGACAAGATATCAAACCATGAGACTAGTAGCCTCCAATCAACTCTTAACGGGTCCCCTGGAATTCAGGAAGACAAGAGTAATTTTGATGGTGGAAAGATGCCAGGTGCCAAGGTTGGTATTGAGTCAAAAGTGGCCATTGAGGAAAATGACAGCGAAGAATCTGAATTGCCGCACGGGATTGTAAGACAGACAACCATGGAAGGAAGATCATCTAGAAGCAGCACAGGCCACAAAGATGACAAGGAAAAGAAGAGGAATTCTGGGGATAAATTTTCCATTAGAAAGGCAGAAAATGCTAAGACTAACGCGAACGTTAAACATTCTAATTCCAGGAGGCAGGATCAGAGACATGTTAGAAAGGAGAAGACAGATGGAAGGGATAGGGATGTCTCGAAAGAAAGAGCGAGGGACCGAGGCACTAAAACTGGAGAGAAGGCAAAGGAAGATTCAAGAAGAGATTGCAATAGTAAGGATGAGACAAGAGAGACTGAGAAACTTAAGAAGACTAGTACGAAAGAAGATAGTTACAGGAAAAGAGAACGGGACAAAGATGAGAAgcaagataaagatgagagggaagATAGGTCAAGGCATTCCAGACATAGGTCAGGGAGGCACAAGAGGCCTCGATCGTCGTCTATTAGCGGTAGGGGTAGAGATAGTAAAGACAACTCTGTCGGTAGTCATGCAGATGAATCAAGCGACGAAGCTTCTGAGGATTCAAGAAAAAG AAAGCCACGTTCAAAGAGACGCAGCACATCACCATCGCCTACTAGGTCCAGAAGAAG GAAAAGAAGGTCGAGGTCCAATTCACCTGTTCACCATAGGCGAAAATGA
- the LOC113276176 gene encoding uncharacterized protein LOC113276176 isoform X1, with translation MEAQGFMRPPLPLPSSTPPPPPNMTDPQPQLQHHHQQQPPPQGNWFSGQFQYHASQPPPQPPPPPQHQQWVPPPSNSYPPLPPPPQPLQQPNNNNNVYPYHHPLHPQQQPHHHYLPPPPPSHHQHPYSHPPPPAYSQQTRENPNRVHQQSWQHPDGSNVEDWAARAKEWAAAKTLTVDNQHMQHQFAPIGRPEEHSHVYHDQLHQTGDARYADPQQPQHTLSSHQHYPVSSTNFNRPPVNHLQESTFNSGVSSSYVSDGHSAYIARDGAPGGDQNHVYPQGSASGNSSMYQQEVPSSYSSVPAGAEGDGERNEQLRRSSNLQMQEGPHYMQQNFGAAGRSASLEQPHFAYGDLPAEPVATCDRPLEFTPTFSREHDPHPQPSYAHLDPIPSVVCGVVYPPVPSGVQFDPSFGPTGPGHTASMFGQITGSNFRPAISGVSTQYGLGTGISVHPTTPFIGDANGGSTVSDRPKKASVPNWLREEIIKKKASMVGSYQDHPEGDSTNPIEEETISNSLINGDQADNKSISSSRLSDDEDDDEDDMKAAKTAAHNREIKRVLTEILLKVTDELFDEIATKVIDEEDVTVEANRSINLQKQLSSPPFKTTKALAKVLIPVKGKQTETTDDSEKSSSGAAGDILGLGSYVSDEDDEDEVTVSSIQQTTKPIQPCKLSDIRSEVVENDGLRAEPDGPSEDQIHKESEHKRTSSSRAPVRSERDNAATDKDQDKISNHETSSLQSTLNGSPGIQEDKSNFDGGKMPGAKVGIESKVAIEENDSEESELPHGIVRQTTMEGRSSRSSTGHKDDKEKKRNSGDKFSIRKAENAKTNANVKHSNSRRQDQRHVRKEKTDGRDRDVSKERARDRGTKTGEKAKEDSRRDCNSKDETRETEKLKKTSTKEDSYRKRERDKDEKQDKDEREDRSRHSRHRSGRHKRPRSSSISGRGRDSKDNSVGSHADESSDEASEDSRKRKPRSKRRSTSPSPTRSRRRQVSRSPRSKHSHRRHSPHSSLESSRKRRSRSNSPVHHRRK, from the exons ATGGAAGCTCAAGGGTTTATGAGACCTCCACTTCCTCTTCCTTCATCCACACCACCTCCACCGCCTAACATGACAGATCCCCAACCACAACTACAACACCATCATCAACAGCAACCACCACCGCAAGGTAATTGGTTCTCGGGGCAGTTCCAGTATCACGCTTCTCAACCTcctccacaaccaccaccaccaccacagcaTCAGCAGTGGGTTCCTCCCCCTTCTAATTCTTACCCTCCTCTTCCCCCTCCACCGCAACCACTACAACAACCTAATAACAATAACAACGTTTATCCTTATCACCATCCTTTACATCCACAACAACAACCTCACCATCACTACCTCCCACCTCCTCCTCCATCTCATCATCAGCATCCCTATTCTCATCCTCCTCCCCCAGCTTACTCTCAACAG ACACGGGAGAATCCAAATCGAGTACACCAGCAGAGTTGGCAACATCCAG ATGGAAGCAATGTGGAAGATTGGGCAGCACGGGCTAAAGAGTGGGCAGCAGCTAAGACACTGACAGTGGATAATCAACATATGCAACATCAGTTTGCACCTATCGGTAGACCGGAGGAGCATAGTCATGTTTATCATGACCAGCTTCACCAAACTGGTGATGCTCGTTATGCAGATCCTCAGCAGCCACAACATACTCTGTCGAGCCACCAACACTATCCTGTCTCTTCCACAAATTTTAACAGGCCACCGGTGAATCATTTGCAAGAGTCAACGTTCAACTCTGGTGTCTCTTCTTCAtatgtttcagatggacattcgGCGTACATAGCTAGAGATGGAGCTCCGGGTGGAGATCAGAATCATGTATATCCTCAAGGAAGTGCTTCGGGCAACTCATCCATGTATCAGCAGGAGGTACCTTCTAGTTATTCTTCTGTTCCAG CAGGTGCTGAGGGGGATGGAGAGCGGAATGAGCAGTTGCGCAGATCATCTAATTTACAGATGCAGGAGGGCCCACACTACATGCaacaaaattttggtgccgcTGGTAGATCTGCTTCTCTGGAACAGCCTCATTTCGCTTATGGTGATCTACCTGCTGAACCCGTTGCTACATGCGACCGACCCTTAGAGTTTACACCAACTTTTAGTCGTGAGCATGATCCTCATCCACAGCCAAGCTACGCTCATCTTGATCCCATTCCTTCAGTCGTATGCGGGGTAGTCTATCCCCCAGTTCCATCAGGGGTACAG tttgatCCTTCATTTGGACCTACTGGTCCTGGGCATACTGCATCAATGTTTGGCCAGATTACTGGGTCAAACTTCCGTCCTGCTATTTCAGGTGTCAGTACACAATACGGTCTAGGTACAGGAATTTCAGTTCATCCTACAACTCCATTTATTGGAGATGCAAATGGTGGTTCTACTGTTTCGGACCGCCCGAAAAAG GCATCAGTGCCAAATTGGCTTAGAGAGGAAATAATTAAGAAGAAAGCTTCCATGGTAGGTTCTTATCAAGATCATCCCGAAGGAGATTCAACCAATCCCATTGAAGAAGAGACTATTAGCAATTCATTAATAAACGGTGACCAGGCAGACAATAAAAGCATTAGCTCCTCTAGGCTGTCTGATGATGAGGACGACGATGAG GATGATATGAAAGCAGCAAAGACTGCGGCTCACAACCGGGAAATTAAGCGCGTTCTTACTGAAATTCTATTGAag GTCACTGATGAATTGTTTGATGAAATCGCCAcaaaagttattgatgaagaagatgttACAGTTGAAG CTAACCGCAGCATTAACTTGCAAAAACAACTGTCCTCTCCTCCTTTCAAAACAACTAAGGCTTTAGCCAAGGTTCTTATTCCAGTCAAAGGCAAGCAAACTGAGACAACTGATGATAGTGAAAAATCTAGTTCTGGTGCTGCTGGAGATATATTGGGTCTCGGAAGTTATGTatctgatgaggatgatgaggatgaggTAACCGTAAGTTCCATTCAGCAAACTACTAAGCCAATACAGCCGTGCAAGCTTTCAGATATAAGATCTGAGGTGGTTGAGAATGATGGATTGCGAGCAGAGCCGGATGGACCCAGTGAAGATCAAATACACAAGGAGAGTGAGCACAAAAGAACCAGCTCAAGTAGGGCTCCAGTTCGAAGTGAAAGGGATAACGCAGCTACTGATAAGGACCAAGACAAGATATCAAACCATGAGACTAGTAGCCTCCAATCAACTCTTAACGGGTCCCCTGGAATTCAGGAAGACAAGAGTAATTTTGATGGTGGAAAGATGCCAGGTGCCAAGGTTGGTATTGAGTCAAAAGTGGCCATTGAGGAAAATGACAGCGAAGAATCTGAATTGCCGCACGGGATTGTAAGACAGACAACCATGGAAGGAAGATCATCTAGAAGCAGCACAGGCCACAAAGATGACAAGGAAAAGAAGAGGAATTCTGGGGATAAATTTTCCATTAGAAAGGCAGAAAATGCTAAGACTAACGCGAACGTTAAACATTCTAATTCCAGGAGGCAGGATCAGAGACATGTTAGAAAGGAGAAGACAGATGGAAGGGATAGGGATGTCTCGAAAGAAAGAGCGAGGGACCGAGGCACTAAAACTGGAGAGAAGGCAAAGGAAGATTCAAGAAGAGATTGCAATAGTAAGGATGAGACAAGAGAGACTGAGAAACTTAAGAAGACTAGTACGAAAGAAGATAGTTACAGGAAAAGAGAACGGGACAAAGATGAGAAgcaagataaagatgagagggaagATAGGTCAAGGCATTCCAGACATAGGTCAGGGAGGCACAAGAGGCCTCGATCGTCGTCTATTAGCGGTAGGGGTAGAGATAGTAAAGACAACTCTGTCGGTAGTCATGCAGATGAATCAAGCGACGAAGCTTCTGAGGATTCAAGAAAAAG AAAGCCACGTTCAAAGAGACGCAGCACATCACCATCGCCTACTAGGTCCAGAAGAAG ACAAGTTTCGCGTTCTCCTCGTAGCAAGCATTCTCATCGCAGGCATTCTCCCCACTCTTCTCTCGAGAGCTCAAG GAAAAGAAGGTCGAGGTCCAATTCACCTGTTCACCATAGGCGAAAATGA
- the LOC113276176 gene encoding uncharacterized protein LOC113276176 isoform X2 has translation MEAQGFMRPPLPLPSSTPPPPPNMTDPQPQLQHHHQQQPPPQGNWFSGQFQYHASQPPPQPPPPPQHQQWVPPPSNSYPPLPPPPQPLQQPNNNNNVYPYHHPLHPQQQPHHHYLPPPPPSHHQHPYSHPPPPAYSQQTRENPNRVHQQSWQHPDGSNVEDWAARAKEWAAAKTLTVDNQHMQHQFAPIGRPEEHSHVYHDQLHQTGDARYADPQQPQHTLSSHQHYPVSSTNFNRPPVNHLQESTFNSGVSSSYVSDGHSAYIARDGAPGGDQNHVYPQGSASGNSSMYQQEVPSSYSSVPGAEGDGERNEQLRRSSNLQMQEGPHYMQQNFGAAGRSASLEQPHFAYGDLPAEPVATCDRPLEFTPTFSREHDPHPQPSYAHLDPIPSVVCGVVYPPVPSGVQFDPSFGPTGPGHTASMFGQITGSNFRPAISGVSTQYGLGTGISVHPTTPFIGDANGGSTVSDRPKKASVPNWLREEIIKKKASMVGSYQDHPEGDSTNPIEEETISNSLINGDQADNKSISSSRLSDDEDDDEDDMKAAKTAAHNREIKRVLTEILLKVTDELFDEIATKVIDEEDVTVEANRSINLQKQLSSPPFKTTKALAKVLIPVKGKQTETTDDSEKSSSGAAGDILGLGSYVSDEDDEDEVTVSSIQQTTKPIQPCKLSDIRSEVVENDGLRAEPDGPSEDQIHKESEHKRTSSSRAPVRSERDNAATDKDQDKISNHETSSLQSTLNGSPGIQEDKSNFDGGKMPGAKVGIESKVAIEENDSEESELPHGIVRQTTMEGRSSRSSTGHKDDKEKKRNSGDKFSIRKAENAKTNANVKHSNSRRQDQRHVRKEKTDGRDRDVSKERARDRGTKTGEKAKEDSRRDCNSKDETRETEKLKKTSTKEDSYRKRERDKDEKQDKDEREDRSRHSRHRSGRHKRPRSSSISGRGRDSKDNSVGSHADESSDEASEDSRKRKPRSKRRSTSPSPTRSRRRQVSRSPRSKHSHRRHSPHSSLESSRKRRSRSNSPVHHRRK, from the exons ATGGAAGCTCAAGGGTTTATGAGACCTCCACTTCCTCTTCCTTCATCCACACCACCTCCACCGCCTAACATGACAGATCCCCAACCACAACTACAACACCATCATCAACAGCAACCACCACCGCAAGGTAATTGGTTCTCGGGGCAGTTCCAGTATCACGCTTCTCAACCTcctccacaaccaccaccaccaccacagcaTCAGCAGTGGGTTCCTCCCCCTTCTAATTCTTACCCTCCTCTTCCCCCTCCACCGCAACCACTACAACAACCTAATAACAATAACAACGTTTATCCTTATCACCATCCTTTACATCCACAACAACAACCTCACCATCACTACCTCCCACCTCCTCCTCCATCTCATCATCAGCATCCCTATTCTCATCCTCCTCCCCCAGCTTACTCTCAACAG ACACGGGAGAATCCAAATCGAGTACACCAGCAGAGTTGGCAACATCCAG ATGGAAGCAATGTGGAAGATTGGGCAGCACGGGCTAAAGAGTGGGCAGCAGCTAAGACACTGACAGTGGATAATCAACATATGCAACATCAGTTTGCACCTATCGGTAGACCGGAGGAGCATAGTCATGTTTATCATGACCAGCTTCACCAAACTGGTGATGCTCGTTATGCAGATCCTCAGCAGCCACAACATACTCTGTCGAGCCACCAACACTATCCTGTCTCTTCCACAAATTTTAACAGGCCACCGGTGAATCATTTGCAAGAGTCAACGTTCAACTCTGGTGTCTCTTCTTCAtatgtttcagatggacattcgGCGTACATAGCTAGAGATGGAGCTCCGGGTGGAGATCAGAATCATGTATATCCTCAAGGAAGTGCTTCGGGCAACTCATCCATGTATCAGCAGGAGGTACCTTCTAGTTATTCTTCTGTTCCAG GTGCTGAGGGGGATGGAGAGCGGAATGAGCAGTTGCGCAGATCATCTAATTTACAGATGCAGGAGGGCCCACACTACATGCaacaaaattttggtgccgcTGGTAGATCTGCTTCTCTGGAACAGCCTCATTTCGCTTATGGTGATCTACCTGCTGAACCCGTTGCTACATGCGACCGACCCTTAGAGTTTACACCAACTTTTAGTCGTGAGCATGATCCTCATCCACAGCCAAGCTACGCTCATCTTGATCCCATTCCTTCAGTCGTATGCGGGGTAGTCTATCCCCCAGTTCCATCAGGGGTACAG tttgatCCTTCATTTGGACCTACTGGTCCTGGGCATACTGCATCAATGTTTGGCCAGATTACTGGGTCAAACTTCCGTCCTGCTATTTCAGGTGTCAGTACACAATACGGTCTAGGTACAGGAATTTCAGTTCATCCTACAACTCCATTTATTGGAGATGCAAATGGTGGTTCTACTGTTTCGGACCGCCCGAAAAAG GCATCAGTGCCAAATTGGCTTAGAGAGGAAATAATTAAGAAGAAAGCTTCCATGGTAGGTTCTTATCAAGATCATCCCGAAGGAGATTCAACCAATCCCATTGAAGAAGAGACTATTAGCAATTCATTAATAAACGGTGACCAGGCAGACAATAAAAGCATTAGCTCCTCTAGGCTGTCTGATGATGAGGACGACGATGAG GATGATATGAAAGCAGCAAAGACTGCGGCTCACAACCGGGAAATTAAGCGCGTTCTTACTGAAATTCTATTGAag GTCACTGATGAATTGTTTGATGAAATCGCCAcaaaagttattgatgaagaagatgttACAGTTGAAG CTAACCGCAGCATTAACTTGCAAAAACAACTGTCCTCTCCTCCTTTCAAAACAACTAAGGCTTTAGCCAAGGTTCTTATTCCAGTCAAAGGCAAGCAAACTGAGACAACTGATGATAGTGAAAAATCTAGTTCTGGTGCTGCTGGAGATATATTGGGTCTCGGAAGTTATGTatctgatgaggatgatgaggatgaggTAACCGTAAGTTCCATTCAGCAAACTACTAAGCCAATACAGCCGTGCAAGCTTTCAGATATAAGATCTGAGGTGGTTGAGAATGATGGATTGCGAGCAGAGCCGGATGGACCCAGTGAAGATCAAATACACAAGGAGAGTGAGCACAAAAGAACCAGCTCAAGTAGGGCTCCAGTTCGAAGTGAAAGGGATAACGCAGCTACTGATAAGGACCAAGACAAGATATCAAACCATGAGACTAGTAGCCTCCAATCAACTCTTAACGGGTCCCCTGGAATTCAGGAAGACAAGAGTAATTTTGATGGTGGAAAGATGCCAGGTGCCAAGGTTGGTATTGAGTCAAAAGTGGCCATTGAGGAAAATGACAGCGAAGAATCTGAATTGCCGCACGGGATTGTAAGACAGACAACCATGGAAGGAAGATCATCTAGAAGCAGCACAGGCCACAAAGATGACAAGGAAAAGAAGAGGAATTCTGGGGATAAATTTTCCATTAGAAAGGCAGAAAATGCTAAGACTAACGCGAACGTTAAACATTCTAATTCCAGGAGGCAGGATCAGAGACATGTTAGAAAGGAGAAGACAGATGGAAGGGATAGGGATGTCTCGAAAGAAAGAGCGAGGGACCGAGGCACTAAAACTGGAGAGAAGGCAAAGGAAGATTCAAGAAGAGATTGCAATAGTAAGGATGAGACAAGAGAGACTGAGAAACTTAAGAAGACTAGTACGAAAGAAGATAGTTACAGGAAAAGAGAACGGGACAAAGATGAGAAgcaagataaagatgagagggaagATAGGTCAAGGCATTCCAGACATAGGTCAGGGAGGCACAAGAGGCCTCGATCGTCGTCTATTAGCGGTAGGGGTAGAGATAGTAAAGACAACTCTGTCGGTAGTCATGCAGATGAATCAAGCGACGAAGCTTCTGAGGATTCAAGAAAAAG AAAGCCACGTTCAAAGAGACGCAGCACATCACCATCGCCTACTAGGTCCAGAAGAAG ACAAGTTTCGCGTTCTCCTCGTAGCAAGCATTCTCATCGCAGGCATTCTCCCCACTCTTCTCTCGAGAGCTCAAG GAAAAGAAGGTCGAGGTCCAATTCACCTGTTCACCATAGGCGAAAATGA
- the LOC113272876 gene encoding beta-arabinofuranosyltransferase RAY1-like: MKGSSFFASLGYTKAFQVGLWSVWLCGFVLIALSLYASQRLPSSLKEQIRKPKIVVTSATKDFSTDPTKPTITIFSAPSSFSSVVGARQILAIQSWLSLSPDLTVVLFSQGPNLVSLAGALGSRVSVESNIDFTLFCFMRTSLVCALDRETYQFSILQGLPVFEDPDAPSDISFNKCHFGTKCFQNVTKVKSRLVLKVLKMGYNVLLSDVDVYWFENPLPYLHSYGPAVLVAQSDEFNLTVPINMPRRLNSGFYFARSDAETIAALERVVNHASTSTLSEQPSFYDVLCGEGGKNRLGDDRCHEPETNLTVHFLDRDLFPNGAYRELWEEPNVRSACKKRGCIILHNNWVNERKRKLERQVLSGLWEYDISRRMCSQSWHSIKLTSYH, translated from the exons ATGAAAGGTTCATCTTTCTTCGCTTCTTTGGGTTACACCAAG GCATTTCAAGTAGGTTTGTGGTCAGTATGGTTATGTGGGTTTGTTTTGATTGCTCTTTCGCTCTATGCATCTCAGCGTTTGCCATCTTCTCTCAAAGAACAGATTAGAAAACCAAAGATTGTTGTTACCTCAGCAACAAAGGATTTTAGCACAGACCCAACTAAGCCTACGATAACTATTTTTTCTGCACCTAGTTCTTTTAGTAGTGTGGTTGGTGCAAGACAGATTTTAGCTATTCAATCATGGCTTTCTTTATCTCCGGACCTTACTGTTGTTCTTTTTAGTCAAGGCCCAAATCTTGTTTCTCTTGCTGGTGCTCTTGGTTCGCGGGTTTCTGTCGAATCCAACATCGATTTCACGT TATTTTGTTTCATGCGCACCTCATTGGTCTGTGCTCTTGATCGTGAAACCTATCAGTTCTCCATATTGCAG GGCTTGCCTGTTTTTGAAGACCCGGATGCTCCAAGTGATATCAGCTTCAACAAATGTCACTTTGGGACGAAGTGCTTTCAAAATGTAACCAAGGTGAAGTCCAGATTGGTATTGAAGGTGCTCAAGATGGGATATAATGTACTATTGAGTGATGTTGATGTCTATTGGTTTGAGAATCCATTGCCATATCTTCACTCATATGGCCCTGCTGTTTTAGTAGCACAGTCGGATGAATTCAACTTGACAG TACCCATTAACATGCCCAGACGCTTAAACTCTGGTTTCTACTTTGCACGCTCTGATGCTGAGACAATTGCTGCCTTAGAGAGAGTGGTCAATCACGCATCAACATCTACACTATCAGAGCAGCCCAGCTTCTATGACGTGTTATGCGGAGAAGGTGGAAAAAATCGCCTGGGTGATGACAGATGCCATGAACCTGAAACGAATCTCACAGTTCATTTCCTGGATAGAGATCTCTTCCCAAATGGAGCTTATCGAGAGTTGTGGGAGGAACCAAACGTAAGATCAGCGTGTAAAAAGAGGGGTTGCATAATCCTTCATAACAATTGGGTCAACGAGAGAAAGAGAAAGCTTGAAAGACAGGTTTTATCTGGGTTATGGGAGTACGATATTAGCAGAAGAATGTGTTCGCAGAGCTGGCATAGTATCAAATTGACTAGCTACCACTGA